A single window of Colletes latitarsis isolate SP2378_abdomen chromosome 11, iyColLati1, whole genome shotgun sequence DNA harbors:
- the LOC143348309 gene encoding VWFA and cache domain-containing protein 1 isoform X2, with translation MMDTELGLTSFQKMLDDMEFINVSNNLNIRLSLLVDKLNKKLSSYAELLKQSYNVIQPILTKSEDHFPYSDYTSRLDVISSRLSDFCSQVVQALVINLRNQEWKNIHLLPFMYPATMCGPPSSGHNIGPLLLSQYCPKKNVLLLLEHGVFMSEGDITLAQITAETIIDMLSQIDHINVIGLSSNNTIHCKDGLLKATDVNKFQLARYIHSLIRTETNDTIEFNYDKLIQNIKGQVVFVHLTNTLKVTPHITKINDILSTGKVNGYLRTILILSDQEPHANNKKYNDSVIVLPTQNILGYEISKLFSGLKCSEEHKRDYYLSDPYFDLYSKTMTLSIGKITDKALISLDIQLRNFLDDITYFNIGSHVYPILFDDKGIVWMHKNFPRMETMMDQPLKVKLQHIENISPETVTMMIEQHEGVVNVKTKLKEQKWYRWKHLTYNELIVCLISTTNESTLPVAKLVPTLSTNILHHRLDLLMHSIADKGILCTYNNKLLTLSTGVVYLSPWCFQSPMEQLKLLDTGSVVTMQSYMAYLKDLTGLLTNPGLRQSVKPDVAIVTQILGYFKSRYIESVLNKFIIRRYIVGTASGVLEIYPGIMLDSGFDPKRRIWYGNALEHPGKLIFTPPYLGAGGTGYVVTLSHTVHRNSRSSTYDDAVAVLSMDVTMGFVSRLLKELFSFCNDSTVKCFLMDDKGYLVSHPALLKSVGKIEQQHLTHKELLVANDILNHEFFVKKKACANYLDGTVQRYYQFNTSLDEVLTNIVHGEHCVKYQVASVPGTNVFLGVVNVTCNLLRAFCPCSTMDRSCLNCKRMEQTECECPCECALYFSNCAEYNIHDMHNLEPCPVPHEQGGNSQMSYAQSVNLKTCPSIACKVFKTETECLGIVGCQWCHVDNDGETPLQTPFCSAMSRCFRGILGSAMPLSDGTYNSQSTEEIAVRDWPSVGPVAGGILAFLLILGVMLLCFRLRSVQSGLEHQCLHIHTSPDMLRMTHLEGDVEPMETDQTKNNLDSLIRDGIAPISPYRVSTNYRKPPGGDSDNGYSTMTPHDDSEQQTFAEPLLVVGNSTEPDLRRRSICLSSPTTHLGSPHHVLAPVTVHCNMEANYC, from the exons ATGATGGACACGGAACTGGGTTTGACATCCTTTCAAAAGATGCTCGACGACATGGAATTCATAAATGTCTCGAACAATTTGAATATCAGGCTCAGCTTGTTGGTCGATAAATTAAATAAGAAATTATCGTCTTACGCGGAACTCCTTAAGCAAAGCTACAATGTTATACAACCAATTTTGACGAAAAGCGAAGATCATTTTCCCTATTCTGATTATACGAGCAGATTAGATGTAATATCAAGTAGACTGTCCGATTTCTGCTCGCAAGTTGTGCAAG CACTGGTAATTAATTTAAGGAATCAGGAGTGGAAGAACATACATCTACTGCCTTTTATGTATCCTGCAACTATGTGTGGCCCACCTAGCTCAGGTCATAATATCGGACCTCTTTTATTATCTCAATATTGTCCAAAAAAGAATGTACTTCTGCTACTCGAACACGGTGTATTTATGTCAGAAGGGGATATTACCTTGGCCCAAATAACTGCAGAAACAATAATCGATATGTTGTCTCAAATAGATCATATTAACGTTATTGGTCTTTCTAGTAACAATACCATACATTGTAAGGATGGTTTGTTAAAAGCAACGGATGTCAATAAATTTCAGCTAGCTCGTTATATTCACAGTTTAATCAGAACAG AAACGAATGACACGATTGAATTCAACTATGATAAATTAATACAGAACATAAAGGGTCAAGTGGTATTCGTACACTTGACTAATACGCTTAAGGTTACTCCTCATATAACAAAAATAAACGATATACTTTCCACTGGGAAAGTAAATGGTTACTTAAGAACGATACTGATTCTTTCGG ATCAGGAACCTCATGCaaacaataaaaaatacaaCGACAGTGTTATAGTTCTTCCGACGCAAAATATACTAGGATACGAAATATCGaaattattttctggtctgaagtGTTCAGAAGAACATAAAAGAGATTACTATTTATCCGATCCTTACTTTGACTTGTATAGTAAAACAATGACTTTGTCCATTGGGAAAATTACAGATAAAGCATTGATATCCTTAGACATTCAATTACGAAATTTTCTTGATGATATAACGTATTTTAATATTGGCTCGCACGTGTATCCGATATTGTTCGATGATAAAGGTATAGTTTGGATGCACAAAAATTTTCCACGAATGGAGACAATGATGGATCAGCCTCTTAAAGTTAAATTACAACATATAGAAAATATCAGTCCCGAAACTGTAACGATGATGATTGAGCAGCATGAAGGTGTTGTTAACGTAAAAACTAAGCTGAAAGAACAG aaATGGTATCGTTGGAAACATTTGACGTACAATGAGTTGATAGTATGTCTGATATCGACGACGAACGAGAGTACGTTACCCGTGGCGAAACTAGTACCAACATTGTCAACAAACATTTTACATCATCGTCTTGATCTTCTGATGCACAGTATAGCTGATAAAGGCATTCTCTGTACTTACAATAATAAACTTTTAACTTTGT caACGGGAGTAGTCTATCTTTCTCCGTGGTGTTTCCAATCTCCAATGGAGCAACTGAAATTATTAGACACTGGATCCGTTGTAACCATGCAAAGTTATATGGCATACTTAAAAGACTTAACGGGGCTcttaactaatcctggtttacgTCAATCCGTTAAACCAGACGTAGCTATAGTGACACAAATTTTAGGATACTTTAAAAGCAGATATATAGAAAGTGTTTTAAATAAGTTTATAATAAGAAG aTATATCGTTGGAACTGCGAGTGGAGTATTAGAAATATATCCAGGAATTATGCTCGATTCTGGATTTGATCCTAAAAGACGAATATGGTACGGAAACGCGTTGGAACATcctggaaaattaattttcacacCTCCGTATCTAGGCGCTGGTGGTACAGGCTACGTCGTTACTCTGAGTCACACGGTTCATCGTAATTCTCGATCGTCTACGTATGACGATGCTGTAGCAGTCCTGTCGATGGATGTGACGATGGGTTTTGTTTCGAGGCTATTGAAAGAATTGTTTTCTTTTTGTAACGATTCCACGGTAAAATGTTTTCTGATGGATGATAAAGGATATTTGGTATCGCACCCTGCACTGTTAAAATCTGTTGGTAAAATTGAGCAACAACACTTGACTCACAAGGAGTTACTAGTTGCAAACGATATATTGAATCATGAGTTTTTTGTTAAAAAGAAAGCTTGCGCGAACTATTTAGACGGTACCGTGCAAAGGTACTACCAATTCAATACATCGCTCGACGAAGTTCTTACAAACATAGTTCACGGTGAACATTGTGTCAAGTATCAGGTGGCGTCTGTACCGGGAACAAATGTATTTTTGGGTGTAGTTAACGTAACTTGTAACTTATTAAGAGCATTTTGTCCATGTAGCACG ATGGATCGTTCGTGTTTAAATTGCAAAAGGATGGAACAAACCGAATGCGAATGTCCGTGCGAGTGTGCCTTATATTTTTCGAACTGTGCCGAATACAATATTCATGATATGCATAATTTAGAGCCTTGTCCAGTACCGCACGAGCAGGGGGGTAATTCACAGATGTCTTACGCGCAGTCCGTAAATTTAAAAACATGCCCGTCCATCGCGTGCAAAGTATTTAAAACGGAAACCGAATGCTTGGGAATCGTTGGATGCCAATGGTGTCACGTTGACAATGACGGAGAAACGCCTTTGCAGACTCCATTTTGTAGCGCTATGTCTCGATGTTTTAGGGGCATTCTTGGGTCCGCTATGCCCCTCAGCGACGGAACATATA ATTCTCAGTCGACCGAAGAAATTGCAGTACGAGATTGGCCGTCGGTTGGGCCAGTAGCCGGTGGAATATTGGCATTCCTTTTGATACTGGGAGTTATGCTACTCTGTTTCAGGCTTCGTTCCGTGCAATCAGGTTTGGAGCATCAGTGTTTGCATATTCATACATCGCCTGATATGTTACGTATGACGCATTTAGAAGGCGATGTGGAACCTATGGAGACAGatcaaacgaaaaataatttagacTCCCTTATAAGAGACGGTATAGCTCCTATATCTCCATACAGAGTATCCACAAACTACAGAAAACCGCCTGGCGGTGACAGCGATAACGGGTATAGTACAATGACGCCTcacgacgattctgaacaacaaacgTTTGCCGAACCACTATTAGTAGTCGGTAATAGTACCGAGCCCGATCTAAGAAGACGATCTATTTGTCTTTCGTCTCCGACAACACATTTAGGATCTCCACATCACGTTCTAGCGCCCGTCACAGTTCATTGTAACATGGAAGCGAACTATTGTTAA
- the LOC143348312 gene encoding uncharacterized protein LOC143348312 — protein sequence MEQMIALSAQNPLSLLVKFGIMAWNDTCGNENCSGHGECHNGTCLCEIQFDGLECHVPNLSYYIAFATIFFMLAFVCLIQLIMCIVAEWQKMKAPSFLRACRVTTQKVLYFIVFLASVIRGAYFTSPTAFKEGWSRSLLSAYYPLVLSGSSLIVCFWAEVFHLRDMSWDKPQFLSKSFMGFVVFNVLTYSLLLAEFMTAQIYSQEDQSFYTHIFNGCYAVLLFIVVVFFLIYGVEVFFKVRGGFLYDYQGSTVVNKRMVSDIKVNAEEQVTAKLFDPVPSTSQSLQAQQEINISQLHQSRVGLLSQAFMLFIIVGFLCSETLSEFWKTKVPLYSRNWHDIVFRVIEVGVVLWFPCVLWNCFSPEQLWILNPKRILKRLDQSKYMKEIELQDKSGEQDAALFSDGTSISSKDCWICYDSDRQDAGPLIQPCQCRGDVSAVHHNCLRRWLVESAVNADSLTCKVCGAQYNVEHADRLDWQNSITSRHCLQTIAIVTTMCGSSAAAWTLIQLVEGPIIRMFAAGAALLVMYVCIRFLSLNTVVAYQRAKISSLNIISSDSNGSAHVSTISHTICVDLPKSETATI from the exons ATGGAACAAATGATTGCTTTAAGTGCACAGAATCCATTGTCTTTATTGGTAAAATTTGGGATAATGGCTTGGAATGATACCTGTGGCAATGAAAATTGTTCTGGACATGGAGAATGCCACAATGGTACTTGCTTATGCGAG aTTCAGTTCGATGGATTGGAATGTCATGTTCCAAATTTAAGTTATTACATTGCATTTGCAACAATATTCTTTATGTTGGCATTTGTGTGTCTGATACAACTTATTATGTGCATTGTAGCTGAATGGCAAAAGATGAAAGCACCATCTTTTCTCAGAGCCTGTagagttaccacacagaaagtttTGTATTTCATTGTGTTTCTGGCATCAGTAATTCGTGGAGCATATTTTACATCACCA ACTGCATTCAAGGAAGGATGGTCAAGAAGTTTATTATCAGCATACTATCCACTTGTTTTAAGCGGATCCTCGTTAATCGTTTGTTTCTGGGCTGAAGTATTTCATTTGAGAGACATGTCGTGGGATAAACCGCAGTTTCTATCAAAATCATTTATGGGTTTTGTTGTATTTAATGTGTTAACGTATTCTCTGCTTTTGGCGGAATTCATGACTGCTCAAATATATTCGCAAGAAGATCAG AGCTTTTATACACATATTTTTAATGGATGTTATGCAGTGCTTCTGTTCATTGTTGTAGTATTTTTTTTGATCTATGGAGTAGAAGTCTTTTTCAAG gttCGAGGTGGATTTTTATATGATTATCAAGGTTCTACAGTTGTGAACAAACGTATGGTTTCTGATATAAAAGTTAATGCAGAGGAACAAGTTACCGCAAAACTATTTGATCCTGTTCCAAGTACATCACAATCGTTGCAAGCGCaacaagaaataaatatttctcaatTGCACCAGTCTCGCGTTGGATTATTATCGCAAGCTTTCATGCTTTTTATTATCGTCGGATTTTTGTGCAGCGAAACACTTAGTGAATTTTGGAAAACTAA agTTCCCTTGTATAGCAGGAATTGGCATGATATTGTTTTCCGTGTCATTGAGGTTGGAGTTGTATTGTGGTTCCCATGTGTGTTGTGGAATTGTTTTAG TCCAGAACAATTGTGGATTTTAAATCCGAAGCGTATATTGAAAAGACTAGATCAGTCTAAATATATGAAAGAAATTGAATTACAAGACAAAAGCGGAGAACAAGACGCTGCGTTATTCTCAGATGGAACATCGATTAGTAGTAAAGATTGTTGGATTTGTTACGATAGTGACAGGCAAGATGCTGGTCCATTGATACAACCTTGTCAATGTAGAGGCGATGTAAGCGCGGTTCATCATAATTGTTTACGTCGATGGTTAGTCGAG AGTGCTGTGAATGCTGATAGCCTCACTTGCAAAGTGTGTGGTGCACAGTATAATGTTGAACACGCAGATAGGTTAGATTGGCAAAATAGTATAACTTCACGTCATTGTTTGCAAACTATTGCTATTGTCACTACAATGTGTGGGTCTTCTGCTGCTGCCTGGACACTTATTCAATTAGTAGAGGGGCCTATTATTAGAATGTTTGCAGCCGGTGCTGCATTATTGGTGATGTACGTCTGTATAAG attttTAAGTTTAAACACAGTAGTTGCATATCAACGTGCCAAAATTTCATCTTTAAATATTATCAGTTCTGACAGTAATGGAAGCGCGCATGTTTCAACTATTAGTCACACAATTTGTGTAGACTTGCCAAAGTCTGAAACAGCgacaatttaa
- the LOC143348309 gene encoding VWFA and cache domain-containing protein 1 isoform X1: MVVRRILHLGLVVTMFVNLQILAEENSTADAKCQFGKTLRKQVNAELLNGTCLRDIVVRLSNEFRSMMDTELGLTSFQKMLDDMEFINVSNNLNIRLSLLVDKLNKKLSSYAELLKQSYNVIQPILTKSEDHFPYSDYTSRLDVISSRLSDFCSQVVQALVINLRNQEWKNIHLLPFMYPATMCGPPSSGHNIGPLLLSQYCPKKNVLLLLEHGVFMSEGDITLAQITAETIIDMLSQIDHINVIGLSSNNTIHCKDGLLKATDVNKFQLARYIHSLIRTETNDTIEFNYDKLIQNIKGQVVFVHLTNTLKVTPHITKINDILSTGKVNGYLRTILILSDQEPHANNKKYNDSVIVLPTQNILGYEISKLFSGLKCSEEHKRDYYLSDPYFDLYSKTMTLSIGKITDKALISLDIQLRNFLDDITYFNIGSHVYPILFDDKGIVWMHKNFPRMETMMDQPLKVKLQHIENISPETVTMMIEQHEGVVNVKTKLKEQKWYRWKHLTYNELIVCLISTTNESTLPVAKLVPTLSTNILHHRLDLLMHSIADKGILCTYNNKLLTLSTGVVYLSPWCFQSPMEQLKLLDTGSVVTMQSYMAYLKDLTGLLTNPGLRQSVKPDVAIVTQILGYFKSRYIESVLNKFIIRRYIVGTASGVLEIYPGIMLDSGFDPKRRIWYGNALEHPGKLIFTPPYLGAGGTGYVVTLSHTVHRNSRSSTYDDAVAVLSMDVTMGFVSRLLKELFSFCNDSTVKCFLMDDKGYLVSHPALLKSVGKIEQQHLTHKELLVANDILNHEFFVKKKACANYLDGTVQRYYQFNTSLDEVLTNIVHGEHCVKYQVASVPGTNVFLGVVNVTCNLLRAFCPCSTMDRSCLNCKRMEQTECECPCECALYFSNCAEYNIHDMHNLEPCPVPHEQGGNSQMSYAQSVNLKTCPSIACKVFKTETECLGIVGCQWCHVDNDGETPLQTPFCSAMSRCFRGILGSAMPLSDGTYNSQSTEEIAVRDWPSVGPVAGGILAFLLILGVMLLCFRLRSVQSGLEHQCLHIHTSPDMLRMTHLEGDVEPMETDQTKNNLDSLIRDGIAPISPYRVSTNYRKPPGGDSDNGYSTMTPHDDSEQQTFAEPLLVVGNSTEPDLRRRSICLSSPTTHLGSPHHVLAPVTVHCNMEANYC, translated from the exons ATGGTTGTTAGGAGGATTTTGCATTTAGGACTTGTCGTGACGATGTTCGTGAATCTCCAGATTTTAGCCGAGGAAAACTCCACAGCTGATGCAAAGTGTCAATTCGGTAAAACCCTGCGAAAACAAGTGAACGCGGAACTATTGAATGGGACATGTTTACGAGACATTGTGGTCCGGCTGTCAAACGAGTTTCGGTCGATGATGGACACGGAACTGGGTTTGACATCCTTTCAAAAGATGCTCGACGACATGGAATTCATAAATGTCTCGAACAATTTGAATATCAGGCTCAGCTTGTTGGTCGATAAATTAAATAAGAAATTATCGTCTTACGCGGAACTCCTTAAGCAAAGCTACAATGTTATACAACCAATTTTGACGAAAAGCGAAGATCATTTTCCCTATTCTGATTATACGAGCAGATTAGATGTAATATCAAGTAGACTGTCCGATTTCTGCTCGCAAGTTGTGCAAG CACTGGTAATTAATTTAAGGAATCAGGAGTGGAAGAACATACATCTACTGCCTTTTATGTATCCTGCAACTATGTGTGGCCCACCTAGCTCAGGTCATAATATCGGACCTCTTTTATTATCTCAATATTGTCCAAAAAAGAATGTACTTCTGCTACTCGAACACGGTGTATTTATGTCAGAAGGGGATATTACCTTGGCCCAAATAACTGCAGAAACAATAATCGATATGTTGTCTCAAATAGATCATATTAACGTTATTGGTCTTTCTAGTAACAATACCATACATTGTAAGGATGGTTTGTTAAAAGCAACGGATGTCAATAAATTTCAGCTAGCTCGTTATATTCACAGTTTAATCAGAACAG AAACGAATGACACGATTGAATTCAACTATGATAAATTAATACAGAACATAAAGGGTCAAGTGGTATTCGTACACTTGACTAATACGCTTAAGGTTACTCCTCATATAACAAAAATAAACGATATACTTTCCACTGGGAAAGTAAATGGTTACTTAAGAACGATACTGATTCTTTCGG ATCAGGAACCTCATGCaaacaataaaaaatacaaCGACAGTGTTATAGTTCTTCCGACGCAAAATATACTAGGATACGAAATATCGaaattattttctggtctgaagtGTTCAGAAGAACATAAAAGAGATTACTATTTATCCGATCCTTACTTTGACTTGTATAGTAAAACAATGACTTTGTCCATTGGGAAAATTACAGATAAAGCATTGATATCCTTAGACATTCAATTACGAAATTTTCTTGATGATATAACGTATTTTAATATTGGCTCGCACGTGTATCCGATATTGTTCGATGATAAAGGTATAGTTTGGATGCACAAAAATTTTCCACGAATGGAGACAATGATGGATCAGCCTCTTAAAGTTAAATTACAACATATAGAAAATATCAGTCCCGAAACTGTAACGATGATGATTGAGCAGCATGAAGGTGTTGTTAACGTAAAAACTAAGCTGAAAGAACAG aaATGGTATCGTTGGAAACATTTGACGTACAATGAGTTGATAGTATGTCTGATATCGACGACGAACGAGAGTACGTTACCCGTGGCGAAACTAGTACCAACATTGTCAACAAACATTTTACATCATCGTCTTGATCTTCTGATGCACAGTATAGCTGATAAAGGCATTCTCTGTACTTACAATAATAAACTTTTAACTTTGT caACGGGAGTAGTCTATCTTTCTCCGTGGTGTTTCCAATCTCCAATGGAGCAACTGAAATTATTAGACACTGGATCCGTTGTAACCATGCAAAGTTATATGGCATACTTAAAAGACTTAACGGGGCTcttaactaatcctggtttacgTCAATCCGTTAAACCAGACGTAGCTATAGTGACACAAATTTTAGGATACTTTAAAAGCAGATATATAGAAAGTGTTTTAAATAAGTTTATAATAAGAAG aTATATCGTTGGAACTGCGAGTGGAGTATTAGAAATATATCCAGGAATTATGCTCGATTCTGGATTTGATCCTAAAAGACGAATATGGTACGGAAACGCGTTGGAACATcctggaaaattaattttcacacCTCCGTATCTAGGCGCTGGTGGTACAGGCTACGTCGTTACTCTGAGTCACACGGTTCATCGTAATTCTCGATCGTCTACGTATGACGATGCTGTAGCAGTCCTGTCGATGGATGTGACGATGGGTTTTGTTTCGAGGCTATTGAAAGAATTGTTTTCTTTTTGTAACGATTCCACGGTAAAATGTTTTCTGATGGATGATAAAGGATATTTGGTATCGCACCCTGCACTGTTAAAATCTGTTGGTAAAATTGAGCAACAACACTTGACTCACAAGGAGTTACTAGTTGCAAACGATATATTGAATCATGAGTTTTTTGTTAAAAAGAAAGCTTGCGCGAACTATTTAGACGGTACCGTGCAAAGGTACTACCAATTCAATACATCGCTCGACGAAGTTCTTACAAACATAGTTCACGGTGAACATTGTGTCAAGTATCAGGTGGCGTCTGTACCGGGAACAAATGTATTTTTGGGTGTAGTTAACGTAACTTGTAACTTATTAAGAGCATTTTGTCCATGTAGCACG ATGGATCGTTCGTGTTTAAATTGCAAAAGGATGGAACAAACCGAATGCGAATGTCCGTGCGAGTGTGCCTTATATTTTTCGAACTGTGCCGAATACAATATTCATGATATGCATAATTTAGAGCCTTGTCCAGTACCGCACGAGCAGGGGGGTAATTCACAGATGTCTTACGCGCAGTCCGTAAATTTAAAAACATGCCCGTCCATCGCGTGCAAAGTATTTAAAACGGAAACCGAATGCTTGGGAATCGTTGGATGCCAATGGTGTCACGTTGACAATGACGGAGAAACGCCTTTGCAGACTCCATTTTGTAGCGCTATGTCTCGATGTTTTAGGGGCATTCTTGGGTCCGCTATGCCCCTCAGCGACGGAACATATA ATTCTCAGTCGACCGAAGAAATTGCAGTACGAGATTGGCCGTCGGTTGGGCCAGTAGCCGGTGGAATATTGGCATTCCTTTTGATACTGGGAGTTATGCTACTCTGTTTCAGGCTTCGTTCCGTGCAATCAGGTTTGGAGCATCAGTGTTTGCATATTCATACATCGCCTGATATGTTACGTATGACGCATTTAGAAGGCGATGTGGAACCTATGGAGACAGatcaaacgaaaaataatttagacTCCCTTATAAGAGACGGTATAGCTCCTATATCTCCATACAGAGTATCCACAAACTACAGAAAACCGCCTGGCGGTGACAGCGATAACGGGTATAGTACAATGACGCCTcacgacgattctgaacaacaaacgTTTGCCGAACCACTATTAGTAGTCGGTAATAGTACCGAGCCCGATCTAAGAAGACGATCTATTTGTCTTTCGTCTCCGACAACACATTTAGGATCTCCACATCACGTTCTAGCGCCCGTCACAGTTCATTGTAACATGGAAGCGAACTATTGTTAA